A single window of Candidatus Gastranaerophilales bacterium DNA harbors:
- a CDS encoding translation initiation factor IF-2 N-terminal domain-containing protein, translating into MSSDKIRIYDLAKEVNLPAKEVITLLEKHLKLSGKVSASSISAQEATALKNALKPKPQVQEKKHEPAEIEPTGKPEEKGKAYSSTVRHPQRPFKPFDDTQKRPEGERQGQYQSQRRDFNPNRPPRQDGQGGYQGQRRDFNPNRPPRQDGQGGYQGQRREFNPDRPPRQDGQGGYQGQRRDFNPNRPPRQDGQSG; encoded by the coding sequence ATGTCATCGGATAAAATAAGAATTTATGATTTAGCAAAGGAAGTAAATCTTCCTGCCAAGGAAGTGATTACTTTGCTTGAAAAACATCTAAAACTTTCCGGAAAAGTTTCTGCCAGCTCTATTTCAGCACAAGAAGCAACGGCGCTTAAAAATGCTTTAAAACCTAAGCCGCAAGTGCAGGAAAAAAAACACGAGCCTGCCGAGATAGAGCCCACCGGTAAACCAGAAGAAAAAGGCAAAGCTTATTCAAGCACCGTAAGACATCCGCAGCGTCCTTTTAAACCTTTCGATGATACTCAAAAACGTCCGGAAGGCGAAAGACAGGGTCAATATCAAAGCCAAAGGCGTGATTTTAACCCGAACAGACCTCCTCGTCAGGACGGACAAGGCGGCTATCAGGGGCAAAGACGTGATTTTAACCCGAACAGACCTCCCCGCCAGGATGGACAAGGCGGTTATCAGGGCCAAAGACGTGAATTCAATCCGGACAGACCTCCCCGCCAGGACGGACAAGGCGGCTATCAAGGACAAAGACGCGATTTTAATCCGAACAGACCTCCCCGCCAGGACGGACAAAGCGGT
- a CDS encoding HEAT repeat domain-containing protein yields MSLSVGSRKKQSKKTFDELIFELQNSGSEKVRYNAARVLGEMGDLKAVETLINVLKNDKNGSVRLYAARALGELGDSTATIPLIESLREDRNVDVRVRAARALGRLGGEIVVEPLVEALSDENSQVCITATDALIEIGEVATDALIISLKHEKVNVRCDATRALGELSNKKAVVPIIDMLNDEWVNVRIYAVTSLGKLGGIEAVPALIDVLKKSDENELVRAGAAAALGVLRDTRALMPLRELIMNAEELGELEDTALKAFKKIMAANWQNIPGAAVDSRKQPIAG; encoded by the coding sequence ATGAGTTTAAGTGTAGGTAGTCGTAAAAAACAATCTAAAAAGACATTTGATGAATTAATTTTTGAACTGCAAAACAGCGGTTCGGAAAAAGTTCGATATAATGCAGCAAGAGTTTTAGGTGAAATGGGCGATTTAAAAGCCGTTGAAACCTTGATTAACGTATTAAAAAATGACAAAAACGGTTCTGTAAGATTATATGCAGCCAGAGCCTTAGGCGAGCTTGGCGATTCAACCGCAACAATTCCTTTGATTGAATCTTTAAGAGAAGACAGGAATGTTGACGTAAGAGTTCGTGCAGCAAGAGCTTTGGGACGTTTAGGCGGTGAAATCGTTGTTGAACCGTTAGTTGAAGCTTTAAGTGATGAAAACAGCCAAGTCTGTATCACGGCAACTGATGCCCTTATTGAAATCGGCGAAGTTGCTACGGACGCATTAATTATTTCTTTAAAACATGAAAAAGTTAATGTAAGATGTGATGCAACAAGGGCTTTAGGCGAATTAAGCAATAAAAAAGCCGTAGTACCTATCATTGATATGCTTAACGATGAATGGGTAAATGTAAGAATTTATGCAGTAACATCTCTCGGGAAGTTAGGTGGTATTGAGGCAGTTCCGGCACTAATTGACGTTCTTAAAAAATCTGACGAAAATGAATTAGTCAGAGCAGGGGCAGCGGCAGCTTTAGGTGTTTTAAGAGACACAAGAGCGCTTATGCCTTTGAGAGAACTGATTATGAATGCCGAGGAGCTGGGTGAATTAGAAGACACTGCTCTAAAAGCTTTCAAAAAAATCATGGCAGCAAACTGGCAAAATATTCCGGGTGCTGCTGTTGATAGCAGAAAGCAGCCTATAGCAGGCTAA
- the mtaB gene encoding tRNA (N(6)-L-threonylcarbamoyladenosine(37)-C(2))-methylthiotransferase MtaB, with the protein MAIAKTFKIFTFGCKTNQIESDFIVQKLLKNGYTKLENTESTEFTVINSCSVTSKADDEILYLIRKTKKHEPHTKVVLCGCLAQTDKDNLANNPDIFAIAGNSEKLDIVNVLNQNRRDVFVQDIMLQEHFIETEPVLTSKTRAVIKIQDGCNNYCSYCIVPFARGKSRSCREQTILNNIRTLTDKGYKEIILSGIHFGQWGKDFIPQENIVDLLEKLEVMEGLHRYRLGSVDPTELDERMLDFLVKAKKNCSHLHLSLQSANDKTLQAMNRKYTVEEVKQKLDFLKQNIPALNIGADVIVGFPGETDEDFELTCQNIKDMPISYMHIFTYSKRKYTKAAQMPCQIDETVKKQRAKRLKGIALDKKLNFLKSLKGMPLEVLVEKKKHGNLYKATSSNYLQFLIESDKDISNNIINVNANTIVNGNLFAKI; encoded by the coding sequence ATGGCTATTGCAAAAACTTTTAAAATATTTACTTTTGGTTGTAAAACAAATCAGATAGAATCCGATTTTATTGTTCAAAAACTGTTAAAAAACGGTTATACTAAGTTGGAGAATACCGAAAGTACGGAATTTACGGTCATTAACTCTTGCAGCGTAACCTCAAAAGCTGATGATGAAATTCTTTACCTTATCCGCAAAACGAAAAAACATGAACCTCATACAAAAGTAGTGTTGTGTGGCTGCTTGGCGCAAACAGACAAAGATAATCTGGCAAATAACCCCGATATATTTGCTATTGCGGGTAACAGCGAAAAACTTGATATTGTTAATGTACTTAATCAGAACCGACGGGATGTTTTTGTGCAGGATATAATGTTACAAGAACACTTTATCGAAACAGAACCCGTTTTAACCTCGAAAACCCGTGCCGTGATTAAAATTCAGGACGGCTGTAATAATTATTGTTCATACTGTATAGTTCCTTTTGCACGGGGTAAAAGCCGCTCGTGCCGTGAACAAACAATTTTAAATAACATTCGAACACTTACAGACAAAGGCTATAAAGAAATTATCCTGAGCGGTATTCACTTTGGACAGTGGGGGAAGGACTTTATACCTCAGGAAAATATAGTTGATTTGCTTGAAAAACTGGAGGTTATGGAAGGACTTCACCGCTACAGGCTTGGTTCTGTCGACCCTACCGAGCTTGATGAGAGAATGCTTGATTTTTTGGTAAAGGCTAAGAAAAACTGCAGTCATCTGCATTTATCTCTGCAAAGCGCCAATGATAAAACCCTGCAGGCTATGAACCGTAAATATACGGTAGAGGAGGTAAAGCAAAAACTGGATTTTTTAAAACAAAATATTCCTGCGCTTAACATTGGCGCTGATGTGATTGTGGGCTTTCCGGGCGAAACGGACGAAGACTTTGAATTGACATGTCAAAATATTAAGGATATGCCGATTTCTTATATGCATATTTTTACCTATTCCAAACGCAAATATACAAAAGCTGCCCAAATGCCCTGCCAAATTGATGAAACAGTGAAAAAACAACGGGCAAAAAGATTAAAAGGAATAGCGCTCGATAAAAAGCTGAATTTTCTAAAAAGCTTAAAAGGCATGCCTTTAGAAGTATTGGTCGAGAAGAAAAAACATGGAAATCTTTACAAAGCAACCTCTTCCAATTACTTACAATTTTTAATTGAAAGTGATAAGGATATAAGTAATAATATTATTAATGTAAATGCGAATACAATTGTTAACGGCAATTTATTTGCAAAAATTTAA
- the aroE gene encoding shikimate dehydrogenase, with protein MLKLGIIGYPLKHSISAPMQTAAMKEIGVEGSYEKFETEQTKLAAQIEFFKTNDFSGFNVTIPYKVDILDFLDEIDDNAKLINAVNTVKITPDKCLIGYNTDIYGFVEAIPPSLRQNLKSAAVIGAGGASRAVITGLVQTGVKSIRLFVRNPNNIRELAGELQNKFADVNFETADLNKALNLKNTDIIVNATPLGTIGENENQSPLDKAALAAAPKTALVYDLVYNPQDTLFIQNAQSLGLQTIGGLDMLVLQGLRAFEIWSGKTPSFDVMKQAALNALKEF; from the coding sequence ATGTTAAAACTCGGCATAATAGGCTATCCGCTCAAACACTCAATTTCTGCACCAATGCAAACAGCTGCGATGAAAGAAATCGGGGTTGAAGGTTCTTATGAAAAATTTGAAACCGAACAAACAAAACTGGCAGCACAAATCGAATTTTTTAAAACCAATGATTTTAGCGGTTTTAATGTAACAATTCCGTACAAAGTTGATATTTTAGACTTTTTGGATGAAATTGACGATAATGCAAAGCTTATCAACGCTGTTAATACGGTGAAAATCACTCCTGATAAATGTCTTATAGGCTATAATACCGATATTTACGGGTTTGTGGAAGCAATTCCGCCCTCTTTGCGCCAAAATCTCAAATCAGCTGCCGTGATAGGAGCAGGAGGAGCTTCAAGAGCGGTGATAACAGGCTTAGTTCAAACAGGGGTTAAATCAATCAGGCTTTTTGTACGCAATCCGAATAATATCAGAGAACTTGCCGGGGAGTTACAAAACAAGTTTGCCGATGTAAATTTTGAAACGGCTGATTTAAACAAAGCACTAAACCTGAAAAATACTGATATTATTGTTAATGCCACTCCCTTAGGCACAATCGGTGAGAATGAAAATCAATCACCGCTTGATAAAGCAGCTTTGGCGGCAGCGCCAAAAACAGCTTTGGTATACGACTTGGTTTACAATCCGCAAGATACTCTTTTCATCCAAAACGCACAATCTTTAGGCTTGCAAACAATAGGCGGTTTGGATATGCTTGTTTTGCAAGGGTTGCGGGCTTTTGAAATTTGGAGCGGCAAAACTCCTTCCTTTGACGTTATGAAACAAGCTGCTTTAAACGCTTTGAAAGAGTTTTAA
- a CDS encoding LCP family protein encodes MDDKNNNNLLEVTDDFLNDKEEYFEKYAKSEKADTFLTKLIVISVLLSFILVGVVIFSPFDKLNTVNLGAWFKNAAQKVKNKNSIAESKEGFNLFHKRENILLLGVDSNGEESDPFENTRSDTIMIINLDSASKSVSVLSIPRDSKVYIAQRHGIDKINAAHALGGVDLTIQTIEDMFGIKVHHYIVANTQGVQEIVSALGTIPVNVEKRLKYTDYSGRLFIDLQPGKHDLNAKQVEEFIRFRHDLTGDIGRTERQRMLMKGLVTRLQSPDVIAKLPDIIAITNKYIKTDMTIFDLTRYAGIAKNVNLDDVQVATLPGHPSQNSIVSYWILEPEKVQDIIDRLIYRIEPETVSAAPLKVSILYDGNHKDAVEDFKAILKDNNAEIICEQKTKKVVPEIIAHNTNFSTQNYKNFKRLMPPLKSAHLTYAPDLYYCAESDVTVVLAGE; translated from the coding sequence ATGGACGATAAAAACAACAATAATCTACTTGAAGTAACGGATGATTTTTTAAACGATAAAGAAGAATATTTTGAAAAATATGCCAAAAGCGAAAAAGCTGATACGTTTTTAACTAAATTAATAGTGATATCGGTTTTGTTAAGTTTTATTTTAGTAGGGGTCGTAATTTTTTCCCCGTTTGACAAATTAAACACCGTTAATTTAGGCGCTTGGTTTAAAAATGCAGCCCAAAAAGTTAAAAACAAAAATTCCATCGCAGAATCAAAAGAAGGGTTTAACCTCTTTCACAAGAGGGAAAACATATTACTTTTAGGGGTAGACTCCAACGGCGAGGAGTCAGACCCGTTTGAAAACACCAGAAGCGATACTATTATGATAATCAACCTGGACAGCGCTTCAAAAAGCGTGTCGGTTCTCTCAATACCCAGAGACAGCAAAGTTTATATAGCTCAAAGACATGGCATCGACAAAATCAACGCTGCCCATGCTCTTGGCGGGGTCGATTTAACCATACAAACCATTGAAGATATGTTCGGTATAAAAGTTCACCACTATATAGTAGCCAATACCCAAGGTGTTCAGGAAATAGTGTCGGCACTCGGTACAATTCCCGTTAACGTTGAAAAAAGGTTAAAATATACCGATTATTCGGGGCGGCTTTTTATAGATTTACAGCCCGGAAAGCATGACCTCAACGCAAAACAGGTTGAAGAATTTATAAGATTCAGGCATGACCTTACAGGTGATATAGGAAGAACAGAGCGTCAAAGAATGCTGATGAAAGGTCTTGTAACAAGACTTCAATCACCTGATGTTATTGCCAAATTACCTGATATCATTGCTATTACAAACAAATATATAAAAACGGATATGACGATTTTTGATTTAACCCGTTATGCGGGAATAGCAAAAAATGTTAATCTTGACGATGTACAGGTAGCAACGCTGCCCGGTCATCCTTCTCAAAACTCTATTGTAAGTTATTGGATTTTAGAGCCTGAAAAAGTTCAGGATATTATAGACAGATTAATTTACAGAATTGAACCGGAAACAGTATCTGCAGCGCCATTGAAAGTGAGTATTTTATATGACGGCAATCATAAAGATGCTGTGGAAGATTTTAAAGCTATTTTAAAAGACAATAATGCGGAAATTATTTGTGAACAAAAAACAAAGAAAGTTGTACCCGAAATAATTGCGCACAATACCAACTTTTCAACCCAAAATTACAAAAATTTCAAACGTTTAATGCCGCCGTTAAAATCAGCGCACTTAACTTATGCGCCGGATTTGTACTATTGTGCGGAATCTGATGTTACTGTTGTTTTAGCAGGAGAATAG
- a CDS encoding nitroreductase family protein, whose amino-acid sequence MILDTIKSRYALRNFDAKMPSLDDIRDILEAGRLAPSWMNIQPWHFIVVKDPNTKQLLYNLSQNQQHVLNAPVIIACCCDLSCFDFENFKTMLEKRPGMTQERLQFILNNKALNPAAHSQEMVRLRAVEELTYAIAYMTLEAHEKGLETCVVGAIGNELTNSVSDVYAVVKEELELPKNVILSSLLLAGYPANPAEALLPKDRKSFDSVVSFEKYSQAQ is encoded by the coding sequence ATGATTTTAGACACTATAAAAAGCAGGTATGCCTTAAGAAATTTTGACGCAAAAATGCCGTCTTTAGACGACATAAGAGATATTTTAGAAGCCGGCAGACTTGCCCCTTCATGGATGAATATACAACCCTGGCATTTTATTGTAGTAAAAGACCCCAACACAAAACAGCTTTTGTACAATTTGTCGCAAAATCAGCAGCATGTGCTTAATGCACCTGTTATTATTGCCTGTTGTTGTGATTTAAGCTGTTTTGATTTTGAAAATTTCAAAACAATGCTTGAAAAACGACCCGGCATGACACAGGAAAGACTTCAATTTATATTGAATAACAAAGCTTTAAACCCTGCCGCGCATTCGCAGGAAATGGTAAGATTAAGAGCGGTAGAAGAGCTTACTTATGCAATAGCCTATATGACGCTTGAAGCTCATGAAAAAGGCTTAGAAACCTGCGTTGTAGGCGCTATTGGGAACGAACTTACCAATTCTGTTTCTGATGTTTATGCAGTGGTTAAAGAAGAATTGGAATTGCCTAAAAATGTTATCTTATCTTCACTTTTACTTGCAGGATACCCTGCAAACCCCGCCGAAGCACTATTGCCCAAAGACAGAAAAAGTTTTGACAGTGTAGTATCTTTTGAAAAATATTCGCAAGCCCAATAA
- a CDS encoding DUF4065 domain-containing protein, producing the protein MVDAIEISRYILNTANINGDLITNLKLQKILYYAQAWYLVNFDKEKLFEDNIEAWQYGPVIPSVYNVYKGFNRKPIEIEIEEKEFESLSPQIQTYLDEFCERFLDYSATQLVSMTHNEQPWQEAYQKCPCEIINLDSMYSYYKKLLED; encoded by the coding sequence ATGGTAGATGCAATAGAAATTTCCAGATATATTTTAAATACTGCTAACATTAATGGAGATTTAATAACAAATTTAAAATTACAAAAAATATTATATTATGCACAAGCTTGGTATTTGGTAAATTTTGATAAAGAAAAATTATTTGAAGATAATATAGAAGCTTGGCAATATGGTCCTGTAATTCCATCTGTATATAATGTGTATAAAGGTTTTAATAGAAAACCAATTGAAATAGAAATAGAGGAAAAGGAGTTTGAAAGTTTATCTCCCCAAATTCAAACTTATTTGGACGAATTTTGTGAAAGATTTTTAGATTATTCTGCAACACAGCTTGTAAGTATGACTCACAACGAACAACCTTGGCAAGAAGCATATCAAAAATGCCCTTGTGAAATTATTAATTTAGATTCAATGTATAGTTATTATAAAAAGTTACTAGAGGATTAG
- a CDS encoding XRE family transcriptional regulator, protein MNNEDLAYNLLRLRTVHEKTQEEIAVKAKISIMTYRNIESGKSNPTTSTIKSLADCFSITINELLKPAKKLKHVRFRALQKKNIKKREQILYLVSDWLDEYNYLEQKTGDKTEYKLSKLQCDSEVKNIEQLAQKARARLEIGNEPVRDICGLLESRAGIKIYAREFKSDAFFGLSILEDDGSKVIVVNTWDRIPIERRIFSVAHEFGHILMHLTSFDKPNLEEDTIEEKEANTFASYFLMPEKDFIDEWNKGVSFDFIDRVIKVKQIFKVSHKAVLYRLSEILESKNININIWQKFNFEYKKKYPNSKLSYKEELNPLNSLNSLDENSIELGALSDNFYFGGKLAKLVKEAIKKKIISTKKGAEVLNIDTAKMNELAKSWDDDLAQL, encoded by the coding sequence ATGAATAATGAAGATTTAGCATATAACCTTTTAAGGTTACGTACTGTGCATGAAAAAACACAAGAAGAAATTGCGGTTAAAGCCAAAATATCTATAATGACTTATCGCAATATTGAAAGTGGAAAATCAAATCCTACAACTTCAACTATTAAAAGTCTTGCGGATTGTTTTTCAATTACTATTAATGAATTACTTAAACCAGCCAAAAAATTGAAGCACGTTAGATTTAGAGCGTTACAGAAAAAAAACATTAAAAAAAGAGAGCAAATTTTATACTTGGTGTCTGACTGGCTTGATGAATATAACTATCTTGAACAAAAAACAGGGGATAAAACCGAGTATAAATTATCTAAACTACAATGTGATAGTGAGGTTAAAAATATAGAACAATTAGCACAAAAAGCTAGGGCACGTTTAGAGATTGGTAATGAACCCGTTAGAGACATTTGTGGCTTATTGGAATCTAGAGCAGGTATAAAAATTTATGCAAGAGAGTTTAAATCTGATGCATTCTTTGGATTGTCAATATTAGAAGATGATGGTTCAAAAGTCATAGTTGTAAACACTTGGGATAGAATACCTATTGAAAGAAGAATATTTAGTGTCGCACATGAATTTGGTCATATTCTAATGCATCTGACATCTTTTGACAAACCTAATCTAGAAGAGGATACAATTGAAGAAAAAGAAGCAAATACTTTTGCTTCATATTTTCTAATGCCTGAAAAAGATTTTATTGACGAATGGAACAAGGGCGTAAGTTTTGATTTTATAGACAGAGTTATTAAGGTTAAACAAATATTCAAGGTCAGCCATAAAGCTGTTTTATATCGACTTTCTGAAATTTTAGAAAGTAAAAATATAAATATAAATATTTGGCAAAAATTTAATTTTGAGTATAAGAAGAAATATCCTAATTCAAAGCTATCCTATAAAGAAGAACTTAACCCATTAAATTCACTAAATAGTCTTGACGAAAATTCTATAGAGCTAGGAGCGTTATCCGATAATTTTTACTTTGGCGGCAAATTAGCAAAACTTGTAAAAGAAGCAATAAAGAAAAAAATTATTAGTACGAAAAAGGGTGCTGAAGTTTTAAATATTGATACTGCAAAAATGAATGAATTAGCAAAATCTTGGGATGATGACTTGGCTCAATTATGA
- a CDS encoding helix-turn-helix transcriptional regulator — protein sequence MIKKVKYMIYDDKKFIGTVIRNARKKANLRQTELAEKVGMSDKNLGNIENGKQFPQVNNFLRLLEVLNLSVEDFGVKISTIEDQPKEQLIKEALLSNPEDIQIYSEIISFTKKLMFKK from the coding sequence TTGATTAAAAAGGTAAAATATATGATATACGACGACAAAAAATTCATAGGAACAGTTATCAGAAATGCAAGGAAAAAAGCAAATTTAAGGCAAACCGAACTTGCGGAAAAAGTTGGTATGTCTGATAAAAACCTTGGTAACATTGAAAATGGTAAACAATTTCCTCAAGTAAATAATTTTTTAAGGTTATTAGAGGTTTTAAATTTATCAGTGGAAGACTTTGGTGTAAAAATATCTACCATAGAAGACCAACCAAAAGAGCAACTAATAAAGGAAGCCTTATTATCAAATCCCGAAGACATTCAAATTTACTCAGAAATAATATCTTTTACCAAAAAACTTATGTTTAAAAAATAA
- a CDS encoding nucleotidyl transferase AbiEii/AbiGii toxin family protein, with translation MKNGKLNLKDKMKQLHQHEDFKYFIQEASKQVGLGEFVIEKDYWVTYLLKNLAKSIFADEIVFKGGTCLAKAYDLIERFSEDIDLLIIETEQTKSKTQKEKRLKALRKFASTLEFLSYKPIKNDRSTLHGAFHYEFPTTIASFSNAIGKEILLEPGYRGGIYPEIEKKFITSYVEKLVHLKLNDYDTKPFLINVLSLERIFVEKLFALKEIYDKDNGKTLVNKTRHYYDIYELLKSSEIQLLLENKEKLNLIVNDINQIGQKYFSLKPIYLSELLNHIAINPDDTFFKSLKKGYTNDKELYKNPLAFDEIIEKMKVEIVKLK, from the coding sequence ATGAAGAATGGCAAATTAAACCTGAAAGATAAAATGAAGCAATTACATCAGCATGAAGATTTTAAATATTTTATACAAGAAGCCTCTAAACAAGTAGGTTTAGGCGAATTTGTTATTGAAAAAGATTATTGGGTTACTTATTTGCTAAAAAACCTTGCAAAATCAATTTTTGCAGATGAAATAGTTTTCAAAGGTGGCACTTGTCTTGCAAAAGCCTATGATTTAATAGAGCGTTTTTCAGAAGATATAGACTTATTAATAATTGAAACAGAACAAACAAAGTCTAAAACTCAAAAAGAAAAAAGACTAAAAGCACTTCGAAAATTTGCTTCAACATTAGAATTTTTATCCTATAAACCAATTAAAAACGATCGCTCTACGTTACATGGTGCTTTTCACTACGAATTTCCAACAACTATTGCATCTTTTTCTAATGCGATAGGTAAAGAAATTTTACTAGAACCTGGTTATCGTGGTGGAATTTATCCGGAAATTGAAAAGAAATTTATAACTTCTTATGTTGAAAAACTTGTACATTTAAAGCTCAATGATTATGATACAAAACCTTTTTTAATAAATGTTTTATCCTTAGAAAGAATTTTTGTTGAAAAACTTTTTGCACTCAAAGAAATTTATGATAAAGATAATGGAAAAACTTTAGTAAATAAAACTCGTCATTATTATGATATTTATGAGCTTTTAAAAAGTTCTGAAATACAGTTATTGCTTGAAAATAAAGAGAAATTAAATTTAATAGTTAATGATATAAATCAAATAGGACAAAAATATTTTAGTTTAAAGCCAATATATTTAAGTGAATTATTAAACCATATTGCAATAAATCCCGATGATACCTTTTTTAAATCTCTCAAAAAAGGTTATACAAATGATAAAGAACTTTATAAAAATCCACTAGCATTTGATGAAATTATTGAAAAAATGAAGGTAGAAATTGTAAAATTAAAATAA
- a CDS encoding DUF6088 family protein — translation MKSVKVRIEKKILSEENYDKIWTIVDFKNMPKLNVLKAFSTLHKTNVIKRIKRGYYYCAKQTILGETSFDKINFAIAKIKDKSSFYCISGMNAYNQLGFTTQVANNITISCDAIARSYENIKYLNRKKPIDGGAIERIILDAIIDIKKIPDTTVEKSILQIKKLIKENKANLTSLLKSAIFEPPRVKSLIGAIAQEFDVDKKLLLKLKKSINPTSMIYLNTGNSLKFYEEWQIKPER, via the coding sequence ATGAAATCAGTAAAAGTAAGAATAGAAAAAAAAATATTATCCGAAGAAAATTATGACAAAATTTGGACTATTGTTGATTTTAAAAACATGCCAAAGCTAAATGTGCTAAAAGCTTTTAGCACATTGCATAAAACAAATGTTATAAAACGTATTAAACGAGGTTATTATTATTGCGCAAAGCAAACCATTTTAGGTGAAACTTCTTTTGATAAAATTAATTTTGCTATAGCTAAAATCAAAGATAAAAGTTCTTTTTATTGTATTTCAGGCATGAATGCATATAATCAATTAGGCTTCACAACACAAGTAGCAAATAATATTACGATCTCTTGCGATGCAATAGCAAGAAGTTATGAAAATATAAAGTATTTAAACAGAAAAAAGCCTATTGATGGTGGGGCAATAGAGCGAATAATTTTAGATGCAATAATTGATATAAAAAAAATTCCAGATACTACAGTTGAAAAAAGCATATTACAAATTAAAAAATTGATAAAAGAAAACAAAGCTAATTTGACTTCACTTTTAAAATCAGCCATTTTTGAACCACCTAGAGTAAAGTCTCTTATCGGTGCAATTGCTCAAGAATTTGACGTTGATAAAAAACTTTTGCTAAAACTTAAAAAATCTATAAATCCAACTTCTATGATATATTTGAATACAGGAAACTCGTTAAAATTTTATGAAGAATGGCAAATTAAACCTGAAAGATAA
- a CDS encoding recombinase family protein has protein sequence MIYGYLRVSTYLQDTQKNKMGVLNFANEKKLGNVEFIEETITGKIHFSKRKLGELLQKIKPNDVLIVPELSRLARSVSQILEVINLAKEKKFTIYSLKEGFSTSNENLTSTITSTIFALVAQIERDLISLRTKEALISRKMKGLPLGRPKGKKGKSKLDPYKDRILELNRLNVPKSKIAREFNTTVANLYNYLKTINYKALKAV, from the coding sequence ATGATTTATGGTTATTTAAGAGTTAGCACCTATTTGCAAGATACTCAAAAAAATAAAATGGGGGTTTTGAATTTTGCAAATGAAAAAAAATTAGGAAATGTTGAATTCATTGAGGAAACAATTACGGGTAAGATTCATTTTAGCAAAAGAAAATTGGGAGAATTGCTACAAAAAATTAAGCCGAATGATGTTTTGATAGTGCCTGAATTATCAAGATTAGCAAGGTCAGTAAGCCAAATATTAGAAGTTATAAACTTAGCTAAAGAGAAAAAATTTACCATATACTCTTTAAAAGAAGGGTTTTCAACATCTAATGAAAACCTTACTTCTACAATAACATCGACCATATTTGCTTTGGTTGCACAGATTGAAAGAGATTTGATTAGTCTGAGAACGAAAGAAGCGTTGATATCAAGAAAGATGAAAGGCTTGCCATTAGGCAGACCTAAAGGTAAAAAAGGCAAGTCAAAGTTGGATCCGTATAAAGATAGAATTTTAGAGCTGAATAGATTAAATGTTCCTAAAAGCAAAATAGCAAGAGAGTTTAATACAACGGTAGCTAACTTATACAATTATCTAAAAACGATTAATTACAAAGCTCTAAAGGCAGTCTAA